The following are encoded in a window of Hemitrygon akajei chromosome 24, sHemAka1.3, whole genome shotgun sequence genomic DNA:
- the nat14 gene encoding probable N-acetyltransferase 14 encodes MPLHDLGKVECREIRECDREIVLEIMRECWGESENRLLLFALTRPPSLLLLALASSALRFLLASSAAALLLPLLLAAALLKLALVSFHRPASSSSLLVASLSTGEVCGVLGLAPPWGTESRCAEVTCLAVSRFRRRGGVGSALLQGAEARAKDAGCQQVLARLRTTDRGALALFRGRGYRPVGDRGTERVEGTGGGAGCCWGVSVVQLCRGATVEYIKEL; translated from the exons ATGCCTCTGCATGACCTGGGCAAGGTGGAGTGCCGGGAGATAAGGGAATGTGATCGCGAGATTGTCTTGGAGATCATGAGG GAATGCTGGGGGGAGTCTGAGAACCGCCTCCTGCTCTTTGCCCTTACCCGCCCACCCTCGCTCCTTCTGCTTGCCCTCGCGAGCAGCGCCCTTCGCTTCCTGCTCGCTTCTTCGGCTGCCGCCCTCCTCCTGCCCCTCCTCCTGGCTGCCGCCCTCCTCAAGTTGGCGCTGGTGTCATTCCACCGCCCAGCATCCTCGTCCTCGCTGCTGGTGGCCTCCCTGTCCACGGGCGAGGTGTGCGGAGTTCTGGGTCTGGCCCCGCCCTGGGGAACAGAGTCTCGCTGTGCTGAGGTTACCTGCCTGGCCGTATCCAGGTTCCGTCGGCGCGGTGGCGTGGGCTCAGCACTCCTGCAGGGGGCAGAAGCAAGAGCGAAGGACGCCGGATGCCAGCAGGTCCTGGCCCGTCTCCGGACGACCGACCGTGGTGCTCTGGCTTTGTTCCGTGGGCGGGGGTACAGGCCGGTGGGGGACAGGGGCACAGAGAGGGTGGAAGGGACGGGAGGAGGGGCAGGATGCTGCTGGGGGGTGTCTGTGGTTCAGTTGTGCCGTGGGGCCACTGTGGAGTACATCAAGGAGCTCTGA